TCGCGGCGCGTCGTGGAACTCGACGGTCCCGAGGTCGGCGCACTGCAGATCGACGAACGCCTGCGCAGCGTGACCTCGGCCGTGCAGGCGGTCTCCGAATCCGGTGGCGTCCTGTTCATCACCGACATCGACGCGCTGTTGCCCGCGGGCAGCGAGACGCGGCCGCCGGAGCCGGCGGCGACGCTGATCCTGGCCGAACTGCGCAAGGCGGTCGCCACGCCCGGTGTGGCGTTCATCGCGACCTCGGCGGTGCCCGAGAACGTCGACGCGCGGTTGCGCACGCCGGATGTGTGCGACCGCGAGCTGGGTTTGAGCCTGCCCGACGCCGCGACTCGCAGGTCGCTGCTGGACATGTTGCTGCGCGGGGTTCCGTCCGAGGGCCTGGAACTGGGCGAAATAGCCGATCGCACACCGGGTTTCGTGGTGGCCGATCTGGCGGCCGTGGTGCGGGAGGGCGCCCTGCGCGCCGCCGCGCGGGCCAGCGCCTGCGACGAGGAACCGGTGCTGCGGCAGGAGGACCTCGAAGGTGCGCTCACCGTCATCCGGCCGTTGTCGCGGTCGGCCTCCGAAGAGGTGTCGGTCGGGTCGGTGACCCTCGACGACGTCGGCGACATGGCCGAGACCAAACGTGCGCTCACCGAGGCGGTGCTGTGGCCGTTGCAGCATCCCGACACGTTCGCCCGCCTCGGCATCGACCCGCCCCGCGGGGTGTTGCTCTACGGTCCGCCCGGATGCGGCAAGACTTTCCTGGTGCGCGCGCTGGCCAGTTCCGGCCGGTTGTCGGTGCACACCGTGAAAGGCTCTGAGCTGCTGGACAAGTGGGTCGGCTCGTCAGAGAAGGCGGTGCGGGAACTGTTCGGCCGGGCCAGGGACTCCGCGCCGTCGCTGGTGTTCCTCGACGAGATCGACGCGCTCGCGCCGCGCCGCGGCCAGAACTTCGACTCCGGCGTCACCGACAAGGTGGTGGCGGCCCTGCTGACCGAACTCGACGGCATCGAACCGCTGCGCGACGTCGTGGTGCTCGGCGCCACCAACCGGCCCGACCTCATCGACCCGGCGCTGCTGCGTCCGGGTCGGCTGGAACGCCTCGTGTTCGTCGAACCGCCGGACGCCGAGGCGCGCCGCGACATCCTGCGCACCGCGGGTAAATCCATCCCGCTGGCCGACGACGTCGACCTCGACAGCCTGGCCGACCAGCTGGACGGCTACAGTGCCGCCGATTGCGTTGCGCTGCTGCGTGAATCGGCCATGACGGCCATGCGACGGTCCATCGACGCCGCCGACGTCACGGCCGCCGATGTCGCCAACGCCCGGGAAACCGTCCGCCCCTCCCTGGATGCGGATCAGGTCGCTTCGTTGCGGGCGTTCGCCGAGAAACGCTAGTTTTCGACGACGGGAGGGGTGGCCGATGAGGGTGTTACGAATCTTCTCGATGTCGTTCCTGGGGCTCGCGGCATTTGCATGTCTGGCATGGGCCGGCTTCTCGTTGGCGCGCGGCCACTACCTGACTGCGGCCATCGCATGCGGCGCAATGATCTTCTGGGCTGCCCCGCTGCGATTGTGGTTCATCATGCCGAATGTGGTCGCGTGGGGTACGTACGACGCGGAAGGCACCACCGTTCGCGTCGATCGTCGTGTCGACGTTCTGCTGTTCATCGCCGTGCTTTTCGGTGCGGTCTCGCTGGGTTCCGCAGGCATCCTCGGCGCAATGAACAAGCTCGACATCCCGCTGCCACGGGACATCGGGCCGATGTTCGCGGGCCCGTTCGTCGCACCGGCACTCGTGTTCCTCGTCGCGCTCTTCCTGACTGCGAAGCGCGGAGGCATCGGGTCTCTCCGGCTCACCGCGGATGGTTTCCGCTTTGTGGAAGCCTTCTCGACGATTGCCGGTACCTGGTCGCAAGTAACCGACGTCACCGGCCAGGCGCCCGCCGATCGCCCGGCCAACAGCCCGCTGGTCATGGTGATGACGGACGGCCAGATCAAGATGCTGAAGGAGTCTGCCCTCTATACCCGTGACGGACATGCGATTTTGCAGTTCGTCACGTTTTACTGGAGCAACCCGGACAGCCGAGTCGAGCTCACCGACGGTCGGGCCCTCGAGCGATTGCGCACGCTGCAACTCGAAGCCGCCGCCCATGATTAGGACAGAATCACCGCATCGGTGTCCCTCGAGATCGCGTTAGGCTCTGTTCCACACGCATCGGGAGGGGACAGCTGCGGGATGGCCACCTTTGTTGACGTCTACTCGTCGTTGAACTGGGCCAATGGACTCGTCTTGGACCATCCGAAGTCTCTTGGGGAGCACACCGGATGGGGTTTGGCCGGGATCGGTGCTGACTTCGTCGGTCTCCTCCAACCATTGGCCGAGACCGGCGCGAAGGCGTTCAGCAATGGCCGCGTCGCCGGCGCGGCCGCCACTCCCATCATCCAGGCCGGATTGCTCGTGATGATGGGCATGAGCAACACCTGCGGGTTCGGCGAACCTGACAAAGGCGGCCGTTTCGAGCAAGGCGCGGACGGTTTTCAACACCTCGCAGAAGCTTTGACCTCCACGGTTCCGCCCGACACCTGGGAAGGCGAATCGTCGGACACTTACGGCACACGCAACGACGAACAGCTGCGGCGGGCAACCCGCATGGCGGAGGCCGACCGCTCGGTCAAGGAAGCACTGGAGGATCAAGCCCGACAGATCGATGTCACACGAAAGATGCTCGACCGCTGCCAGACCGTTCTCGGTCTGTCCATTCCAGCTGCCATCGCGCTGAACGCCGTTCCCGGATGGGGCCAAGCCGCGTCACTGGCGTTCCAAGCCGCTGCAGTCGCTGGCACCGTCCCGCCTGCGGAATGGAGATACCTGGACCTGATCGAGAACTCCGCCCGAAATGCGACGGTGATCCGACGCGCCGGCGCAGCTTATGACCAGATTGCCGAAGA
This region of Mycolicibacterium goodii genomic DNA includes:
- a CDS encoding EspA/EspE family type VII secretion system effector, whose protein sequence is MATFVDVYSSLNWANGLVLDHPKSLGEHTGWGLAGIGADFVGLLQPLAETGAKAFSNGRVAGAAATPIIQAGLLVMMGMSNTCGFGEPDKGGRFEQGADGFQHLAEALTSTVPPDTWEGESSDTYGTRNDEQLRRATRMAEADRSVKEALEDQARQIDVTRKMLDRCQTVLGLSIPAAIALNAVPGWGQAASLAFQAAAVAGTVPPAEWRYLDLIENSARNATVIRRAGAAYDQIAEDARA